A genomic region of Runella rosea contains the following coding sequences:
- a CDS encoding DUF4159 domain-containing protein → MRPFFFTRIQYASGDWDTDQRMPSNLLNSLVEYTTIPIDEKEKIVQLTGTELFRSPFCYLSGHKLVEFSSQERDHFKKYVENGGFVFVDDCNHDIDGLFAKSFEQEMARTFGPKALQKIPNNHPIYHSFFHFEGPPTTSFELNGWGDDLVHDYLKAIEINGRIGVLYSNKDYGCEWDYDFRNKRWLAEDNTKFGVNIISYALTTV, encoded by the coding sequence ATGAGACCATTTTTTTTTACCCGGATTCAGTATGCTTCTGGAGATTGGGACACCGACCAACGGATGCCGTCCAATCTCCTCAATTCGTTGGTGGAGTATACTACCATTCCGATTGATGAAAAAGAAAAAATTGTGCAATTGACGGGTACTGAGTTGTTTAGAAGCCCTTTCTGTTATTTGAGCGGACATAAATTGGTGGAGTTTTCCAGTCAGGAACGCGACCATTTTAAAAAATACGTTGAAAACGGTGGTTTTGTGTTTGTGGATGATTGTAATCATGATATCGACGGGCTGTTTGCTAAGTCTTTTGAGCAGGAAATGGCGCGCACTTTTGGGCCGAAGGCTTTGCAGAAAATCCCCAACAATCATCCCATTTACCATTCGTTTTTTCATTTTGAAGGCCCGCCTACGACGAGTTTCGAACTCAACGGGTGGGGCGATGATTTGGTCCATGATTACCTGAAAGCCATCGAAATCAACGGACGAATCGGGGTTTTGTACAGCAATAAAGATTACGGCTGCGAGTGGGATTATGATTTTAGGAATAAGCGTTGGTTGGCCGAAGACAATACAAAATTTGGAGTAAACATTATTAGTTACGCATTAACAACCGTTTAA
- a CDS encoding AAA family ATPase, whose translation METQDLTHYKTLVSKLPHLKKEIGKVIVGQEEVINEILISLLAGGHCLLEGVPGLAKTLMVKTMAEALEMKFKRVQFTPDLMPGDIIGTEILEEDHETGKKFFKFNQGPIFANIVLADEINRTPPKTQAALLEAMQEYKVTYAGMNYDLPRPFLIIATQNPIEQAGTYPLPEAQLDRFLLYIKLGYPSEQEELDVLKNTTGFGSKSLQTILTDQEIIDLQKLTRQVHISDELIVKVNQLVRSTRPATTSSAFVKKWCGWGAGPRAGQALILCAKARAVLNQRFSVIPEDIQILAYPVLRHRISLNFRAEAENITTDDVVAELLKG comes from the coding sequence TTGGAAACGCAGGACTTAACCCACTATAAAACACTGGTATCGAAACTACCACACCTGAAAAAAGAGATTGGCAAAGTAATCGTCGGGCAAGAGGAAGTAATCAATGAAATTCTGATTTCACTACTCGCTGGTGGACATTGTTTGCTGGAAGGCGTACCGGGATTGGCCAAAACACTCATGGTAAAAACGATGGCCGAAGCCCTCGAAATGAAATTTAAACGGGTGCAGTTTACCCCCGATTTAATGCCGGGCGACATCATCGGGACCGAGATTTTGGAGGAAGACCACGAAACTGGCAAAAAGTTTTTTAAGTTTAACCAAGGTCCCATTTTTGCCAACATCGTTTTGGCCGATGAAATCAACCGTACGCCGCCCAAAACGCAGGCGGCGTTGTTGGAGGCAATGCAGGAGTACAAAGTGACTTATGCGGGTATGAATTACGACTTACCGCGCCCCTTTCTGATTATTGCTACCCAAAACCCTATCGAACAGGCGGGTACTTACCCGCTGCCCGAAGCCCAACTTGACCGTTTTTTGTTGTATATCAAGCTGGGCTATCCGTCCGAACAGGAGGAATTAGATGTGTTGAAAAATACCACTGGTTTTGGCAGTAAAAGTCTTCAAACCATTCTTACGGACCAAGAAATTATTGATTTACAGAAACTGACACGTCAGGTTCATATCAGCGACGAATTGATTGTCAAAGTGAATCAATTGGTCCGTTCCACGCGTCCGGCTACTACATCATCGGCCTTTGTCAAAAAATGGTGCGGATGGGGGGCGGGGCCACGGGCGGGGCAAGCGTTGATTCTCTGCGCCAAGGCCCGGGCGGTGTTGAACCAACGGTTTTCGGTTATCCCCGAAGACATTCAGATATTGGCGTATCCTGTATTGCGTCACCGTATTTCGCTCAATTTCAGGGCAGAAGCCGAGAATATCACAACGGATGATGTGGTGGCAGAATTGTTGAAAGGATAG
- a CDS encoding TldD/PmbA family protein yields MKRRDFMQLSGMGFGAMMLPNIPIVGNSVSPEALLEGGIDVALKKRLADAALNAAKSKGATYTDVRIGRYLRQFVITREDKVQNIVNTESYGVGVRVIANGCWGFAAVVDAKTEDDTAKAAEEAVAIAKANARLMKQPVQLAPQKGYGEVSWKAPIERNSFEVPIKEKVDLLLGVNDAALKNGANYVNSVLFMVNEQKYFASSDGSYIDQDIHRIWPIFSVTTIDPKTGKFETRQALSAPVGMGYEYLQSNPKDKVTGITTRYNKGYDMLEDVISAAKQTKEKLAAKSVEAGKYDLVLDPSHLWLTIHESVGHPLELDRVLGYEANFAGTSFATLDKWQSKNFNYGSKEVNLFADKTQVGSLGAVGWDDEGVKTKQWDLVKEGTLVNYQAIRDQVHIIGEKESQGCCYADSWGSVQFQRMANVSLAAGKTPLSVSEMIKDVKKGIYIIGDGSFSIDQQRYNFQFGGQLYYEIKDGQIAGMLKDVAYQSNTQEFWNSCVKVCDERDYRLGGSFFDGKGQPQQVSAVSHGSSTARFNGVNVINTARKI; encoded by the coding sequence TTGAAAAGAAGAGATTTCATGCAACTGTCGGGCATGGGATTTGGCGCAATGATGTTGCCCAATATCCCGATTGTGGGGAATTCAGTTTCTCCCGAAGCCCTATTGGAAGGCGGCATTGATGTTGCCCTCAAAAAGCGTCTGGCCGATGCTGCCCTCAACGCCGCCAAATCCAAAGGCGCTACTTACACCGATGTACGGATTGGCCGCTATCTGCGTCAATTTGTGATTACCCGCGAAGACAAAGTACAGAACATCGTCAACACCGAATCCTACGGGGTAGGCGTACGGGTCATTGCCAATGGCTGCTGGGGATTTGCGGCGGTGGTAGACGCTAAGACCGAAGACGATACCGCCAAAGCGGCCGAAGAAGCCGTGGCCATCGCCAAAGCCAATGCCCGATTGATGAAGCAACCTGTGCAGTTGGCTCCCCAAAAAGGCTACGGTGAAGTAAGCTGGAAAGCGCCCATCGAACGTAATTCTTTTGAAGTACCCATCAAAGAAAAAGTAGATTTGCTGTTGGGTGTCAACGATGCTGCTCTAAAAAACGGCGCTAATTACGTGAACTCGGTGTTGTTTATGGTCAATGAGCAAAAATACTTTGCGTCTTCCGACGGGTCCTACATTGATCAGGACATTCACCGGATTTGGCCTATTTTTTCGGTGACCACCATCGACCCTAAAACGGGTAAGTTTGAAACACGTCAGGCGTTGAGCGCCCCCGTTGGAATGGGGTATGAATACCTACAATCCAACCCTAAAGACAAAGTAACTGGCATCACGACGCGCTATAATAAGGGCTATGATATGCTGGAAGATGTGATTTCGGCGGCCAAACAAACCAAAGAAAAACTTGCGGCCAAATCGGTGGAAGCAGGTAAGTACGACTTAGTGCTGGATCCGTCTCACCTGTGGCTGACCATTCACGAATCAGTAGGACACCCGCTCGAACTCGACCGCGTGTTGGGGTATGAAGCCAATTTTGCAGGGACCAGTTTTGCTACTTTGGATAAATGGCAGAGCAAAAACTTCAATTATGGTAGCAAAGAAGTAAATCTCTTTGCCGATAAAACCCAGGTAGGCTCGTTGGGGGCTGTTGGTTGGGACGACGAAGGCGTAAAAACCAAGCAATGGGATTTGGTAAAAGAGGGAACTTTGGTCAATTATCAAGCCATTCGTGACCAAGTACACATCATTGGAGAAAAAGAATCACAAGGCTGTTGCTACGCCGACAGTTGGGGCTCGGTGCAGTTTCAGCGCATGGCCAATGTTTCTTTGGCGGCGGGGAAAACACCCCTTTCGGTCAGTGAAATGATTAAGGATGTGAAAAAAGGGATTTATATTATTGGAGACGGTTCGTTTTCAATTGACCAGCAACGCTATAATTTTCAGTTTGGCGGTCAGTTGTACTACGAAATCAAGGACGGTCAAATTGCGGGAATGCTCAAAGATGTGGCATACCAGTCAAATACGCAGGAATTCTGGAATTCTTGTGTAAAAGTGTGCGACGAGCGAGATTATCGTTTGGGCGGTTCATTCTTTGACGGGAAGGGCCAGCCGCAGCAAGTCAGTGCGGTATCGCACGGTAGCTCAACGGCCCGTTTTAACGGTGTAAATGTCATTAACACCGCTCGTAAAATTTAA
- a CDS encoding BatA domain-containing protein, whose translation MEFLNPLMLWGSLAVGIPIALHFWHQKKGQLLNWAATQWLTEKDLQPSRGIRLDNILLLIIRCLLVLMLAFLLAKPILHWATGTQNPQKIHLVQLNPLVVDNYKFELEEALKKGEKIYKIGATLESLNDMASLTYSGSIHPLELQTSINKVHELNREVQTKQFEIYLVNSQVLSQVPSIYVPGTFTLHSVVDTLLNTTKPYLEFAGKHKLFINQANQLTVAAVLPPNEKFEAQPLSNNLVNVLVALQNKTEKQAIQAALKALTDVYQIAFSIDEKLKLQKQYDWVFTDSKLPPDAKVFSTKTRFIFSSENHIPINGEWKTAQFSEEMLTNGRLPEWLGEVLVSHFQLNPSSKSLSNQQIKALFKTLDTKSQLAVNQAEGVQFSKWIFLFFIIMLGIERWLAIRKNA comes from the coding sequence ATGGAATTTTTAAACCCTTTGATGTTGTGGGGAAGTTTAGCGGTCGGAATTCCTATCGCCCTCCATTTTTGGCATCAGAAAAAGGGACAATTGCTCAATTGGGCTGCTACGCAGTGGCTGACGGAGAAGGACTTACAACCCTCACGAGGGATTCGGCTAGACAATATTTTGTTGTTGATAATCAGGTGTTTATTAGTATTGATGTTGGCTTTTTTATTAGCAAAACCTATCCTGCATTGGGCAACAGGCACTCAGAATCCTCAAAAAATCCACTTGGTACAACTGAATCCTTTGGTGGTTGACAATTATAAATTTGAACTAGAAGAAGCCCTCAAAAAAGGGGAAAAAATATATAAAATTGGGGCAACATTGGAGTCATTAAACGACATGGCCTCCCTAACCTATTCGGGGTCGATTCATCCGTTGGAATTACAAACGAGTATCAACAAGGTTCATGAATTGAATCGGGAAGTACAGACGAAGCAATTTGAGATTTATTTGGTTAATAGTCAGGTGTTAAGTCAAGTACCAAGCATCTATGTGCCGGGGACATTCACCCTACATTCCGTTGTGGATACGCTTCTAAATACAACCAAACCCTACTTGGAATTTGCCGGCAAACATAAGTTGTTTATTAATCAAGCCAATCAATTGACGGTTGCGGCGGTGTTACCTCCAAATGAAAAATTTGAAGCACAACCTCTATCCAACAATTTGGTAAATGTGTTGGTCGCTCTCCAAAATAAGACCGAAAAGCAGGCCATTCAGGCCGCGTTGAAAGCATTGACGGACGTGTACCAAATAGCGTTTTCGATTGACGAAAAATTAAAACTGCAAAAACAGTACGACTGGGTTTTTACGGATAGCAAACTACCGCCTGATGCGAAAGTCTTTTCAACCAAAACGCGTTTTATTTTTTCTAGTGAAAACCACATCCCGATAAATGGAGAGTGGAAAACGGCGCAATTTTCGGAGGAAATGCTTACAAATGGGCGGCTCCCCGAATGGTTGGGTGAAGTGTTGGTGAGTCATTTTCAACTGAATCCTTCTTCGAAATCATTAAGCAATCAGCAAATTAAAGCCTTGTTTAAAACGTTAGATACTAAAAGTCAACTCGCGGTGAATCAAGCAGAAGGGGTGCAGTTTTCAAAATGGATTTTTCTTTTTTTTATCATTATGTTGGGCATTGAACGTTGGTTAGCCATCCGAAAAAACGCATGA
- a CDS encoding TldD/PmbA family protein, with protein MKRRDFIQLSSMGLGAMMGASIPVLGNVVPVEQLLEPAVDAAIKKKMADVALNVAKSKGATYTDVRIGRYLQQYLFTRETRVQNIVNAESYGVGIRVIANGTWGFAATSDVSNEGIAKCTETAVAIAKANSKIQTEPVVLAPQKGVGEVTWKTPIKKNAFEVPVQEKIDLLMKVNGEAMKNGAGFVTSNLFFVNEQKYFASSDGSYIDQDIHRIWPTFTVTAVDKQAGKFKSRDAISSPMGMGYEYLDGLASEKIAGPNGLVGYRNSYDMVEDAIMAAKQAKEKMTAKSVMPGKYDLVLDPNHLGLTIHESVGHPTELDRVLGYEANYAGTSFATLDKWKTKSFNYGSKQVNIVADKTQPYTLGTVGYDDEGVPCKEWDLIKDGILVNYQAIRDQVNILGENASHGCCYADNWNSVQFQRMPNVSLRPGKEKLNVQEMIKGVEKGIYIIGRGSYSIDQQRYNFQFGGQLFYEIKNGEIVGMLDDVAYQSNTQEFWNSCVQICDKDDYRTFGSFFDGKGQPSQVSAVSHGSSTTRFNGVNIINTGRKIG; from the coding sequence ATGAAAAGAAGGGATTTTATTCAGTTGTCAAGCATGGGCTTGGGGGCTATGATGGGAGCATCCATTCCCGTTTTGGGCAATGTGGTTCCCGTTGAGCAGCTGCTCGAACCTGCCGTCGATGCGGCCATTAAGAAAAAGATGGCCGATGTGGCCCTCAACGTGGCCAAGTCGAAAGGGGCAACTTATACCGATGTTCGCATTGGCCGTTATCTTCAACAATACCTCTTTACCCGTGAAACCAGGGTTCAGAATATCGTTAATGCGGAATCGTACGGCGTAGGAATTCGCGTAATTGCCAACGGAACTTGGGGATTTGCCGCCACGAGTGATGTGAGCAACGAGGGCATTGCCAAATGTACCGAAACGGCCGTAGCCATTGCAAAAGCGAATTCAAAAATCCAGACCGAGCCGGTCGTGTTGGCTCCGCAAAAAGGAGTGGGGGAGGTGACGTGGAAAACGCCCATCAAGAAAAATGCCTTTGAGGTTCCGGTTCAGGAAAAGATTGACCTGTTGATGAAAGTAAACGGTGAGGCAATGAAAAACGGCGCGGGTTTTGTCACTTCCAACCTGTTTTTTGTCAATGAACAAAAATATTTTGCTTCCTCCGACGGGTCGTACATTGACCAAGATATTCACCGTATTTGGCCAACTTTTACCGTAACGGCCGTTGATAAACAAGCGGGTAAATTCAAAAGTCGTGACGCCATCAGTTCACCGATGGGTATGGGTTACGAATATCTTGACGGTTTGGCCAGCGAAAAAATCGCGGGGCCGAATGGGCTGGTCGGGTACCGCAACTCGTACGATATGGTTGAAGATGCCATCATGGCGGCTAAACAAGCCAAAGAAAAAATGACCGCTAAGTCGGTCATGCCCGGTAAGTATGACCTCGTGCTGGATCCAAATCACTTGGGATTGACTATTCACGAGTCCGTAGGTCACCCGACTGAACTGGACCGCGTGTTGGGGTACGAAGCCAATTACGCAGGAACCAGTTTTGCGACTTTGGACAAATGGAAAACCAAGAGTTTCAATTATGGCAGCAAGCAGGTCAATATCGTGGCTGATAAAACCCAACCCTACACTTTAGGAACCGTTGGCTACGACGACGAAGGCGTTCCGTGCAAGGAATGGGATTTGATTAAAGACGGTATTTTGGTGAATTATCAGGCGATTCGTGACCAAGTGAATATTTTGGGCGAAAACGCCTCGCACGGTTGCTGCTACGCCGACAACTGGAATTCGGTACAATTCCAGCGGATGCCCAACGTGTCGCTGCGCCCCGGGAAAGAAAAACTCAACGTTCAGGAAATGATTAAGGGCGTTGAAAAAGGAATATACATTATTGGTCGTGGTTCGTATTCGATTGACCAACAGCGTTATAACTTCCAGTTTGGTGGCCAACTTTTCTACGAAATCAAAAACGGAGAAATCGTGGGAATGCTGGATGATGTAGCCTACCAGTCAAACACGCAAGAGTTCTGGAATTCGTGCGTGCAGATTTGTGACAAGGATGATTATCGTACGTTCGGGTCGTTTTTTGACGGCAAAGGGCAACCTTCGCAGGTGAGTGCGGTTTCGCACGGAAGTTCGACAACGCGTTTTAACGGCGTGAATATCATCAATACGGGCAGAAAAATCGGATAA
- a CDS encoding cobalamin-independent methionine synthase II family protein: protein MQPLPIKTTVVGSMPFPGWLEFASMNLDKFGPADIAEMIDDAVIAAVHDQVAAGLDVITDGEQTRLDFNLSFYGFIKGIVNDGTETRKYGPPAHDQRGKNSIIEPLTAPKGLGVVEEYKRLKRLAPEGQRIKMSIPGPYTLSGRLNPGGLYKDRWEVTEAILPLVRKEIEDLVALGVPEICVDEPSMSCYAYREDTQRFVDIFNRTVAPGVGKTRLSMHLCFGNYKGRSVGKKTIAPMLPSFLDMTVDELHSEMTVLNFTDVHLLERFAEKFDVAVGVIDVKSYYIETAEDVAERIRKVLPYVPADKLAVAPDCGMSQTARWATKQKLKAMCDGAKLVRASL from the coding sequence ATGCAACCACTCCCCATAAAAACAACCGTAGTTGGCTCAATGCCTTTTCCGGGCTGGCTCGAATTTGCCAGTATGAATCTGGACAAATTTGGCCCAGCCGACATTGCCGAAATGATTGACGATGCCGTGATTGCGGCCGTACATGACCAAGTAGCCGCGGGGCTTGACGTAATCACGGACGGCGAACAAACGCGTTTGGACTTTAATCTTTCCTTTTACGGTTTTATCAAAGGGATTGTCAACGACGGCACCGAAACCCGCAAATATGGCCCGCCCGCCCATGACCAAAGGGGCAAAAACAGCATCATTGAGCCACTAACCGCTCCCAAAGGCTTAGGAGTAGTGGAAGAATACAAGCGACTGAAACGCCTCGCTCCCGAAGGGCAACGCATCAAAATGTCTATTCCAGGTCCGTATACGCTTTCAGGGCGACTCAATCCTGGAGGGCTGTACAAAGACCGTTGGGAAGTAACGGAAGCTATTTTACCGTTGGTTCGCAAAGAAATTGAAGACCTGGTGGCGCTCGGTGTACCCGAAATCTGCGTCGACGAACCTTCCATGAGCTGCTACGCGTACCGCGAAGATACCCAGCGTTTTGTGGATATTTTTAACCGCACTGTGGCCCCTGGCGTGGGCAAAACCCGCCTTTCAATGCACCTTTGCTTTGGAAATTACAAAGGCCGGTCGGTGGGCAAGAAAACCATTGCGCCCATGTTGCCTAGCTTTTTGGACATGACCGTGGACGAACTCCACAGCGAAATGACGGTACTCAACTTTACGGATGTACATTTATTGGAGCGCTTCGCCGAGAAATTTGACGTTGCCGTTGGCGTCATTGATGTAAAAAGTTACTACATCGAAACTGCCGAAGATGTAGCAGAGCGCATCCGCAAGGTGTTGCCGTACGTCCCTGCCGACAAACTCGCCGTGGCACCCGACTGCGGCATGAGCCAAACTGCCCGCTGGGCTACCAAACAAAAATTGAAAGCCATGTGCGATGGGGCAAAGTTGGTAAGAGCCTCTCTATAA
- a CDS encoding DUF58 domain-containing protein encodes MLTTELIKLNNLQIAGKLVSEELMLGIHGSKRSGIGIEFEQYRHYEPGDDPKRIDWKLYARTQKHLVRESATESNFHIRFVLDLSGSMNYAEKNISRLNYCKILLASLAYLGYRQSDQMSLYALQNGDLETLVPAGKQAFQRILYELEKAEAVGTWQNEQPKFPHFQQKQKELFVFASDFLQVNDEWMKLIQSVANPRREILIFQVLGAEELHFNLNGFYRFKDLETGKEMELEASTIKEEVQKKAAVYLADLDEALQIPHVHLIRTTLHESIASVISEALRMRKV; translated from the coding sequence ATGCTCACTACCGAACTCATCAAACTCAATAACCTTCAAATCGCGGGGAAACTGGTCAGTGAAGAGCTGATGTTGGGGATACATGGCAGTAAACGATCGGGGATTGGGATTGAATTTGAGCAATATCGCCACTATGAACCCGGTGACGATCCTAAACGCATCGACTGGAAACTCTACGCCCGTACCCAAAAACATTTGGTACGAGAATCCGCCACGGAAAGTAATTTCCATATTCGGTTTGTATTGGACTTGTCGGGGTCGATGAATTATGCTGAAAAAAATATCAGCCGCCTAAATTATTGTAAGATTCTGCTGGCCTCGTTGGCGTATTTGGGGTACCGACAAAGTGACCAGATGAGTTTGTATGCCTTGCAAAATGGAGACTTAGAAACCCTCGTTCCCGCAGGAAAGCAGGCTTTTCAACGGATTTTGTACGAGTTAGAAAAAGCTGAAGCAGTTGGAACGTGGCAGAACGAACAGCCTAAATTTCCGCATTTTCAACAAAAACAAAAGGAGCTGTTCGTATTTGCGTCTGATTTCCTGCAGGTGAATGATGAATGGATGAAACTCATTCAGAGTGTAGCAAACCCGCGTCGCGAAATTCTTATTTTTCAAGTACTTGGCGCCGAAGAATTACATTTCAACCTAAATGGTTTTTATCGGTTCAAGGATTTGGAAACGGGAAAAGAAATGGAACTGGAAGCATCGACAATTAAAGAAGAAGTTCAAAAAAAAGCCGCCGTTTACTTGGCCGATTTAGACGAAGCCTTACAAATCCCGCACGTGCATTTGATTCGGACTACTTTGCACGAATCCATTGCGTCGGTGATTTCAGAGGCGTTGAGAATGAGAAAAGTTTGA
- a CDS encoding TldD/PmbA family protein produces MAILTKEEAKKIIDKVLAYSKADEMSVNLTGSRTGNIRYARNTVSTSGESYDLSLSVTAVYGKRSGTSTINEFDDKSLEKTVRRAEEIARLAPENPEYVPMLGPQTYLESNTFLQSTADINPEYRAKVAFDSIDPCRKKNLTAAGYLEDTTDFFAMGNSKGLFGYNKSTSVDFSVTVRSADGTGSGYVSRDFNDAAKLNAKASTEIAMQKAMASVSAKALEPGKYTVILEPTAALDLIQNMMRSIDARNADEGRSFLSKKGGGTRLGEKLFDERVTIYSDPTNIDIPKAGFSLDGRPQEKVTWVDKGVVKNMAYSRYWAEKQGVKAVAPPQGFIMAGGTQSLADLIKGTQKGILVTRFWYIRAVDPQTLLYTGLTRDGTFYIENGQIKYPVKNFRFNESPIIMLNNLEAMGVPARVNGSMIPPLKIRDFTFTSLSDAV; encoded by the coding sequence ATGGCTATTTTAACGAAAGAAGAAGCTAAAAAAATCATAGATAAAGTGTTGGCTTATTCAAAAGCCGACGAAATGAGCGTGAACCTGACGGGCAGCCGCACAGGAAACATCCGCTATGCCCGTAATACGGTGTCGACCAGCGGTGAGTCGTACGACTTGTCTTTGTCAGTAACGGCCGTATATGGCAAACGCTCGGGCACATCGACCATCAATGAGTTTGATGACAAATCGCTGGAAAAAACGGTGCGAAGGGCCGAAGAAATTGCCCGATTAGCGCCCGAAAATCCCGAATATGTGCCGATGCTAGGGCCGCAAACCTATTTGGAAAGCAATACTTTTTTGCAAAGTACAGCCGATATTAACCCCGAATACCGGGCAAAAGTGGCATTTGACAGCATCGACCCTTGTCGTAAAAAGAATTTAACAGCGGCGGGTTATCTGGAAGATACCACTGATTTTTTTGCAATGGGCAACAGCAAAGGCCTTTTTGGCTACAACAAATCCACGTCGGTCGATTTTTCCGTCACCGTTCGTTCGGCAGATGGAACGGGTTCAGGATACGTTTCCCGCGATTTTAATGATGCTGCCAAGCTTAACGCCAAAGCATCGACGGAGATTGCAATGCAAAAAGCCATGGCCTCGGTGTCGGCCAAAGCCCTTGAGCCTGGAAAATATACCGTCATTCTGGAGCCTACCGCTGCCCTTGATTTGATTCAGAACATGATGCGCAGCATCGACGCCCGTAATGCCGACGAAGGTCGCAGCTTTTTGAGCAAAAAAGGCGGCGGAACGCGGTTGGGAGAAAAGCTTTTCGACGAGCGCGTAACTATTTATTCCGACCCGACCAACATCGATATTCCCAAAGCAGGTTTTTCACTGGACGGTCGCCCGCAAGAAAAAGTGACTTGGGTCGACAAAGGCGTGGTTAAGAATATGGCGTATTCGCGTTATTGGGCCGAAAAACAGGGTGTCAAAGCCGTGGCTCCGCCGCAGGGGTTCATTATGGCGGGTGGTACGCAATCGCTAGCAGACCTTATTAAAGGAACCCAAAAGGGAATTTTGGTGACTCGATTCTGGTATATCCGTGCCGTTGATCCCCAAACCTTGTTATACACCGGGCTTACCCGCGACGGGACGTTTTATATTGAAAACGGACAAATCAAATACCCCGTCAAAAACTTCCGTTTCAACGAAAGCCCAATCATCATGCTCAACAACCTTGAAGCGATGGGCGTGCCCGCCCGCGTGAACGGAAGCATGATTCCTCCGCTCAAAATCCGCGATTTTACCTTTACAAGTCTGTCTGACGCAGTCTAG
- a CDS encoding TldD/PmbA family protein: protein MAVILTEAEAKALLQKVLSFSKADECEVNLLGEIRGNLRYARNEVSTSGAMTNKDISVQSSFGKKVGVASIDEFDDASLEKVVRRSEELARLAPENPEHVGVMEPQQYIKSNGYFESTASITPDKRAEAVAKSLELSSKQGLAAAGFMEDRKGFTAMMNSKGLFAYYKNTNVNFSLTVRTDDGTGSGYVAKGYNDFNKLDTAAATKIAVQKSLASKGAKALEPGKYTVILEPTAAAVLVESIFFGMDARSADEGRSFFSKPGGKTKLGEKIVDERVTFYSDPTHPDLPAAAWSGDGQPQAKTLWIDKGVVKNLSYSRFWAQKKGVKPVPNPNNMIMEGGTATLDEMIKSTKRGILVTKLWYIRPVDPQTLLLTGLTRDGTFYIEDGKIKYPIKNFRFNESPIIMLNNLETLGIPERVVSTESDQNYILPPMKIREFTFSSLSDAV, encoded by the coding sequence ATGGCAGTTATATTAACTGAAGCGGAAGCCAAGGCCTTGCTACAAAAGGTGTTGAGCTTTTCAAAAGCGGATGAATGTGAAGTGAATCTGCTGGGCGAAATACGCGGCAATCTGCGCTACGCCCGCAACGAAGTCTCCACCAGTGGAGCAATGACCAACAAAGATATTTCGGTCCAATCGTCCTTCGGCAAAAAAGTAGGCGTGGCTTCTATCGATGAATTTGACGATGCCTCGCTCGAAAAAGTGGTGCGCCGCTCTGAAGAATTGGCCCGACTTGCGCCCGAAAACCCCGAACACGTGGGCGTCATGGAGCCGCAGCAATACATTAAATCCAACGGTTATTTTGAATCTACCGCCAGCATCACCCCCGACAAGCGGGCCGAAGCAGTAGCGAAAAGCCTCGAATTATCGAGTAAACAGGGCCTTGCGGCGGCGGGGTTTATGGAAGACCGCAAAGGGTTTACCGCCATGATGAATTCGAAAGGTCTGTTTGCGTATTACAAAAATACAAACGTTAACTTTTCGCTTACGGTCAGAACTGACGACGGAACGGGCTCGGGCTACGTAGCCAAAGGATACAATGATTTCAATAAACTGGATACGGCGGCGGCTACCAAAATTGCCGTTCAGAAATCGTTGGCTTCCAAAGGCGCAAAGGCGCTTGAGCCAGGAAAATACACCGTGATTTTAGAGCCAACGGCGGCGGCGGTATTGGTCGAAAGTATCTTTTTTGGAATGGATGCCCGCAGTGCCGACGAAGGGCGCTCGTTCTTTAGCAAACCAGGTGGGAAAACTAAGCTGGGAGAAAAGATTGTAGATGAGCGCGTTACGTTTTATTCTGACCCAACGCATCCTGACTTGCCCGCAGCGGCATGGTCGGGAGATGGACAACCGCAGGCCAAAACGCTTTGGATTGACAAAGGAGTGGTAAAAAACCTTTCTTATTCTCGGTTTTGGGCGCAGAAAAAAGGGGTGAAACCCGTTCCAAACCCAAATAACATGATTATGGAAGGAGGAACGGCGACCTTGGACGAGATGATTAAAAGCACCAAACGCGGTATTTTGGTCACCAAACTCTGGTACATCCGTCCCGTTGACCCTCAAACACTGTTGTTGACGGGCCTCACCCGCGACGGGACATTTTACATCGAAGATGGGAAAATCAAATATCCTATCAAAAACTTCCGTTTCAACGAAAGTCCAATCATCATGCTGAATAATCTTGAAACCTTAGGGATTCCTGAGCGGGTCGTTAGTACGGAATCAGACCAAAATTATATCTTGCCTCCGATGAAAATCAGGGAGTTTACATTTTCATCCCTTTCCGACGCGGTATAA